A genomic stretch from Cytophagia bacterium CHB2 includes:
- a CDS encoding VWA domain-containing protein — MLTFAQPEFLFLLLLLPLLAWWYWRTYKHRTATLRYSNLDLLKSLPQRSNYSARHLLFALRLLALGLIIVALARPQSGQTEEEVTTEGIDIVLTLDISSSMLAEDFKPKNRIEAAKQVAQQFIEGRKSDRIGMVVFAARSFTQCPLTLDYGILINFLKKVDVGLVDDGTAIGLGMATAVDRLRNSKAKSKVVILLTDGVNNAGEIDPLTAGRVAQAFNIRFYTIGVGTRGQALYPVQDPIFGKRYVPMPVEIDEASLTRIADMTKGKYFRATDRQSLEKVFAEIDQLEKTKIEVKQFTRYKELFVSWLAVALGLVFVEIVLANTKFRKIP; from the coding sequence ATGCTAACCTTCGCACAACCGGAATTTCTTTTTCTACTTTTGCTTTTGCCACTGCTGGCATGGTGGTATTGGCGAACCTACAAGCATCGCACTGCCACGCTGCGCTACTCGAATCTCGACCTGCTGAAGAGCCTGCCGCAGCGCTCGAATTACTCGGCTCGCCATCTTTTGTTCGCCTTGCGATTGCTCGCGCTCGGCCTCATCATCGTCGCACTGGCGCGCCCGCAAAGCGGACAAACCGAGGAGGAAGTGACGACGGAGGGCATCGACATTGTGCTGACGCTCGACATTTCGAGCAGCATGCTGGCGGAGGATTTCAAACCCAAGAACCGCATTGAAGCGGCGAAGCAAGTCGCGCAACAGTTCATCGAAGGCCGCAAAAGCGATCGCATCGGCATGGTGGTCTTCGCCGCACGCAGCTTCACGCAATGCCCGCTGACGCTGGATTACGGCATTCTGATTAATTTTCTCAAAAAAGTCGATGTCGGTTTGGTGGATGACGGCACGGCAATCGGACTCGGCATGGCGACCGCGGTTGATCGCCTGCGCAACAGCAAGGCAAAAAGCAAAGTGGTTATTCTGCTCACCGACGGCGTCAACAATGCCGGCGAGATTGATCCCTTGACTGCCGGACGCGTGGCGCAAGCGTTCAACATTCGCTTCTACACCATCGGCGTCGGCACGCGCGGGCAGGCGTTGTATCCCGTGCAAGACCCCATTTTCGGCAAACGCTATGTGCCCATGCCGGTGGAAATTGATGAAGCCTCGCTGACGCGCATCGCGGACATGACCAAAGGCAAATATTTTCGCGCCACCGACCGCCAGAGTCTGGAGAAAGTTTTTGCCGAAATCGATCAACTCGAAAAAACAAAAATCGAAGTCAAGCAATTCACGCGTTACAAGGAATTGTTTGTATCGTGGCTGGCCGTGGCGTTGGGCCTGGTATTTGTTGAGATTGTTTTGGCGAATACGAAATTTCGCAAAATACCGTAG
- a CDS encoding VWA domain-containing protein, protein MIRFANDTILYLLLGIPLLIVFFYFVGRWKKAAMARFGNLLLLEQLMPSFSRKRRTWKLVLLLAAILFMILALARPQVGTALEEVKREGVDIMVAIDVSESMYAEDVPPNRLAKARREVASLIDKLQGDRIGLIAFAGEAFVQCPLTLDYGAAKIFLDVLEPGLIPTPGTAIGKAMQLALQSFENTERQYKVLILITDGESHDEEAMTVAEEAERQGVVVYPVGIGSTKGVPIPVVDAQGNRTGGFKKGSNGEVVITKLDELTLEKIALQTGGKYYRASSGQAELDRIYDEISKMEKKELASLKFSHYEERFQYVLLFALLFLIIELLISERRKVKTEWRGRLASPVLEDEGNGTLSQIDSAQR, encoded by the coding sequence ATGATCCGTTTTGCAAACGATACCATACTTTATTTGCTGCTCGGCATACCCTTGCTGATCGTCTTTTTTTATTTTGTGGGGCGCTGGAAAAAAGCGGCCATGGCGCGTTTCGGCAATTTGTTGCTGCTCGAACAACTCATGCCGTCGTTCAGCCGCAAGCGCCGCACGTGGAAGTTGGTTCTTTTGTTGGCGGCGATTTTATTCATGATTCTCGCGCTCGCGCGGCCGCAAGTGGGCACGGCGCTGGAAGAGGTGAAGCGCGAAGGCGTTGACATCATGGTTGCGATTGACGTCTCGGAATCGATGTATGCCGAGGACGTGCCGCCGAATCGTTTGGCGAAAGCGCGGCGTGAGGTGGCCTCGTTGATCGATAAATTGCAGGGCGATCGCATCGGCTTGATTGCGTTTGCCGGCGAAGCGTTTGTGCAATGCCCGCTCACGCTTGATTACGGCGCCGCGAAGATCTTTCTTGATGTGCTGGAACCGGGATTGATTCCCACGCCGGGCACGGCAATCGGCAAAGCCATGCAGTTGGCGTTGCAAAGTTTCGAGAACACCGAACGCCAATATAAAGTTCTGATTTTGATCACAGACGGCGAAAGTCACGATGAAGAGGCCATGACGGTGGCGGAAGAGGCCGAGCGCCAGGGCGTGGTGGTTTATCCCGTCGGCATCGGTTCGACCAAAGGCGTACCGATTCCCGTCGTTGATGCGCAGGGCAATCGCACTGGAGGCTTTAAAAAAGGCAGCAACGGCGAAGTCGTCATCACGAAATTGGATGAACTCACGCTCGAGAAAATTGCGCTGCAAACCGGCGGCAAATATTATCGCGCCTCCTCCGGGCAAGCCGAGTTGGATCGCATTTACGATGAAATTTCAAAAATGGAAAAGAAGGAATTGGCTTCGCTGAAATTCTCGCATTATGAGGAACGGTTTCAGTACGTGTTGCTGTTTGCGTTGTTGTTTCTAATCATTGAACTGTTGATTTCCGAGCGCCGCAAAGTCAAAACAGAATGGCGCGGGCGTTTGGCCTCACCTGTTTTGGAGGATGAGGGCAACGGCACTTTATCACAAATCGACTCGGCACAGAGATAA